A window of the Vallitalea okinawensis genome harbors these coding sequences:
- the glpK gene encoding glycerol kinase GlpK, whose translation MKKYVMALDQGTTSCRAILFDKGGNIVEVAQKEFTQIYPKPGWVEHNALEIWKTQSGVMMNVIESAGIKAEEIAAIGITNQRETAVVWDKNTGQPVYNAIVWQSRQTADICEEIKAAGHETYFRETTGLVVDAYFSGTKVKWILDHVEGAREKAENGDLIFGTMDTWLIWNLTKGKEHVTEYSNASRTLMYNIKELKWDEKLLEVLNVPKCMMPEVKQSSEVYGYAELFGVEIPISGAAGDQQAALFGQACFKPGMVKNTYGTGCFMLMNTGEELVPSDNGLLTTIAWGVDGKVEYALEGSVFVAGATIQWLRDELKLIHNAKDSEYFATQVEDSNGVYVVPAFAGLGAPYWDMYARGAIVGLTRGANRNHLIRASLESLAYQTKDVIGAMQEDSGIDLTTLKVDGGAVANNFLMQFQSDILGVPVERPEVIETTALGAAYLAGLAVGFWESKQDVIDGWAIDRKFQPDMEEEKRAKLYKGWVKAVDRAKDWETE comes from the coding sequence ATGAAAAAATATGTTATGGCTTTAGATCAAGGAACCACAAGTTGCAGAGCGATATTATTTGATAAAGGCGGAAATATAGTAGAAGTTGCTCAGAAAGAATTCACACAAATCTATCCTAAGCCAGGTTGGGTTGAGCACAATGCTTTAGAAATTTGGAAAACCCAAAGTGGTGTAATGATGAACGTAATTGAAAGTGCGGGAATTAAGGCTGAAGAGATTGCAGCTATTGGTATCACGAATCAAAGAGAAACAGCAGTAGTCTGGGATAAGAACACTGGTCAACCTGTATATAACGCTATCGTATGGCAGTCACGTCAAACAGCTGATATATGTGAAGAGATTAAAGCTGCTGGACATGAAACTTATTTTAGAGAAACTACAGGACTTGTTGTAGATGCTTATTTCTCTGGAACAAAAGTGAAATGGATATTAGATCATGTTGAGGGAGCTAGAGAAAAAGCTGAGAATGGTGATTTAATATTTGGTACAATGGATACATGGCTTATTTGGAACTTGACTAAAGGTAAAGAGCACGTTACTGAGTATTCAAATGCGTCAAGAACATTAATGTATAATATCAAAGAATTAAAATGGGATGAGAAATTATTAGAAGTATTAAACGTACCAAAGTGTATGATGCCAGAAGTTAAGCAATCTAGTGAAGTTTATGGCTATGCTGAATTATTTGGAGTTGAGATACCTATCTCAGGTGCTGCAGGTGACCAACAAGCAGCTTTATTCGGTCAAGCATGTTTCAAACCTGGTATGGTCAAGAATACTTATGGTACAGGCTGCTTTATGTTAATGAACACTGGTGAAGAATTAGTACCATCCGATAATGGTTTATTGACTACGATTGCATGGGGTGTAGATGGCAAGGTTGAATATGCTTTAGAGGGTAGTGTATTTGTTGCTGGTGCTACAATTCAATGGTTAAGAGATGAATTGAAGCTTATTCATAATGCTAAAGATAGTGAGTATTTTGCTACACAGGTTGAAGATTCTAATGGCGTATATGTGGTTCCTGCCTTTGCTGGTTTAGGTGCTCCGTACTGGGATATGTATGCTAGAGGTGCTATCGTAGGCTTAACTCGTGGTGCAAATAGAAATCATCTTATTAGAGCAAGCTTAGAATCTTTAGCTTATCAGACAAAAGATGTTATTGGAGCTATGCAAGAAGACTCAGGTATTGACTTAACAACATTAAAAGTTGATGGTGGTGCAGTAGCCAATAACTTCTTAATGCAGTTCCAATCAGATATATTAGGTGTTCCAGTTGAAAGACCAGAAGTTATTGAAACAACTGCTCTTGGTGCTGCATATTTAGCTGGGTTAGCAGTAGGGTTCTGGGAAAGTAAACAAGATGTAATTGATGGATGGGCTATCGATCGCAAATTCCAGCCTGATATGGAAGAAGAAAAGCGTGCTAAGTTATATAAAGGCTGGGTAAAAGCTGTAGATAGAGCAAAAGACTGGGAAACTGAATAA
- a CDS encoding NAD(P)/FAD-dependent oxidoreductase codes for MYDVAVIGTGIIGTFIARELSKYQLKILMIDKENDIANGTTMANSAIIHAGYDAKADKNKGKFNAPGNKMYEKLCDELDVPFKKIGSLVIGFDEEDQNTIKELYKNGLENDVEGMEILNKEQVLEMEPNLNDTVTGALYAPSAGIISPFEMAIALAENAMDNGAELILNSEVTDIKKVDNGYMLEIGDRKVEAQYVINCAGVYADHINNMVASSSFEIKPRKGHYFILDKSVGSLVNHVIFQCPSDKGKGILVAPTVHGNILIGPDSEFIDDKENLGTTAERLDFIRTMALKTTTQIPYHTIIRSFTGLRATADIGDFIIEESKEAKGFINVGGIESPGLSAAPAIAEYVVNLLKEISGGMEENENFIATRKKFIRFNELTDEEKAEVIKEDPRYGRVICRCETVTEGEIVDSIHRNAGATTVKGVKKRTRSGMGRCQGGFCSPKVVEILARELGEEMININLDSLDSYILTGKTKENDLYKQ; via the coding sequence ATGTATGACGTAGCAGTCATTGGTACAGGAATTATTGGAACATTTATTGCTAGAGAATTATCCAAGTATCAGTTAAAGATACTTATGATTGATAAAGAAAATGATATTGCTAATGGTACGACCATGGCTAACAGTGCAATTATCCATGCTGGTTATGATGCAAAAGCAGATAAGAATAAAGGGAAATTTAACGCTCCTGGTAACAAGATGTATGAAAAACTTTGTGACGAGTTAGATGTACCCTTCAAGAAAATAGGGTCTTTAGTGATTGGGTTTGATGAAGAAGATCAAAATACAATCAAAGAACTCTATAAGAATGGTCTTGAGAATGATGTTGAGGGTATGGAGATACTAAACAAAGAACAAGTATTAGAGATGGAGCCAAATTTGAATGATACAGTCACTGGTGCCTTATATGCACCGTCAGCTGGTATTATTTCACCATTTGAGATGGCTATCGCACTTGCAGAAAATGCAATGGATAACGGTGCAGAACTGATTTTAAATAGTGAAGTGACGGATATTAAGAAGGTGGATAACGGTTATATGCTCGAAATAGGTGATAGAAAAGTTGAAGCACAATATGTGATTAATTGCGCTGGTGTCTATGCGGATCACATTAACAATATGGTTGCTTCATCTAGCTTTGAGATTAAGCCGAGAAAGGGTCACTACTTTATACTGGATAAGAGTGTAGGAAGCTTAGTTAATCATGTTATTTTTCAATGTCCTTCCGATAAAGGCAAGGGGATACTGGTTGCTCCTACAGTACATGGTAATATATTAATCGGACCAGATTCTGAATTTATTGATGATAAAGAGAATCTTGGGACAACAGCTGAGCGTTTAGATTTTATTAGAACTATGGCACTTAAGACAACAACTCAAATTCCATATCATACGATTATTAGATCCTTTACAGGACTAAGAGCCACTGCAGATATTGGTGATTTTATTATTGAAGAATCTAAGGAAGCTAAAGGTTTTATCAATGTAGGCGGAATTGAGTCTCCAGGACTTTCTGCTGCCCCTGCTATAGCCGAATACGTTGTTAATTTATTGAAAGAAATAAGCGGTGGTATGGAGGAGAATGAAAACTTTATAGCTACTAGAAAGAAATTTATACGATTTAATGAGCTCACTGATGAAGAAAAAGCTGAGGTTATCAAGGAAGATCCGCGTTATGGAAGGGTTATTTGTCGTTGTGAAACAGTGACTGAAGGGGAAATAGTGGACTCTATCCATCGAAATGCTGGTGCAACTACTGTTAAAGGTGTTAAAAAAAGAACAAGATCAGGGATGGGTAGATGCCAAGGAGGATTTTGTAGTCCAAAGGTAGTAGAAATTCTTGCAAGAGAATTAGGCGAAGAAATGATTAATATTAATTTAGATAGCTTGGACTCCTATATTTTAACAGGTAAGACAAAGGAAAACGACTTATATAAACAATAA
- a CDS encoding NAD(P)/FAD-dependent oxidoreductase: MTYDIAVIGGGPAGLAAAIEAKKNGVNNILVIERDRELGGILQQCIHNGFGLHVFKEELTGPEYAQKFIDELRKEGIEYKLDTMVLDISEEKEIKVVNTKDGFMSINAKAIVLAMGCRERTRGAISIPGQRPSGIFSAGTAQRYINMEGYMVGKRVLILGSGDIGLIMARRLTLEGAEVLAVAELLPFSGGLTRNIVQCLDDYNIPLLLSHTVVDVIGKDRLEGVTVAKVDNQFKPIPGTEIHYECDTLLLSVGLIPENELSESAGIEIDPVTKGPKVNEAMETAITGIFACGNVVHVHDLVDFVTEESRRAGKNAAKFVKNQLSNEGDIISTKAEDGIAYIVPQVIRLENIEEHLDLFMRVRTVYKDASLIIKADGEVIKRIKKRHLAPGEMEHIQIKRSDFNADKIALLTVEVEVKGGEDE, encoded by the coding sequence ATGACTTATGATATTGCAGTTATTGGGGGTGGACCTGCTGGTTTAGCAGCGGCGATTGAAGCAAAGAAAAATGGTGTTAACAATATTCTTGTTATTGAACGTGATAGAGAACTAGGCGGGATACTTCAACAGTGTATTCATAATGGTTTCGGACTACATGTTTTTAAAGAAGAATTGACTGGTCCGGAGTATGCTCAAAAATTTATTGATGAGTTAAGAAAAGAAGGTATTGAATACAAATTGGATACAATGGTTTTGGATATATCAGAGGAGAAGGAAATAAAAGTCGTTAATACAAAAGATGGCTTCATGTCCATTAACGCTAAAGCCATTGTGTTAGCTATGGGATGTCGAGAAAGAACAAGAGGAGCCATTAGCATTCCAGGTCAAAGACCTTCAGGTATATTCAGTGCTGGTACGGCTCAAAGATATATTAACATGGAAGGTTATATGGTAGGTAAGAGAGTCCTCATTTTAGGGTCAGGTGATATAGGTCTTATTATGGCAAGACGATTAACACTTGAAGGTGCTGAGGTACTAGCAGTTGCAGAATTACTTCCATTTTCGGGAGGATTGACAAGAAATATTGTCCAGTGCTTAGATGATTATAATATTCCATTGTTATTGAGTCATACGGTGGTAGACGTAATAGGGAAAGATCGACTAGAAGGTGTGACTGTAGCTAAAGTAGATAATCAATTCAAACCTATTCCAGGAACAGAAATTCATTACGAATGTGATACATTGTTATTATCTGTGGGATTGATACCAGAAAACGAGTTATCCGAAAGCGCTGGTATAGAAATTGACCCTGTAACAAAGGGACCAAAGGTTAATGAAGCTATGGAGACAGCAATAACAGGTATTTTTGCTTGTGGTAATGTGGTTCACGTCCATGATTTGGTGGACTTTGTTACAGAAGAAAGTAGGAGAGCAGGGAAAAATGCTGCCAAGTTTGTTAAGAATCAGTTAAGCAATGAGGGAGATATCATTTCCACTAAAGCAGAAGATGGAATAGCTTACATTGTTCCTCAAGTTATTCGACTTGAGAATATTGAAGAACATCTTGATTTATTCATGCGTGTTCGTACAGTATATAAAGATGCATCTCTCATTATCAAGGCAGATGGAGAGGTAATTAAAAGAATAAAGAAACGTCATTTAGCACCAGGGGAAATGGAACATATTCAAATCAAAAGGTCTGACTTCAATGCTGACAAGATCGCCTTACTAACTGTGGAAGTTGAAGTAAAGGGGGGCGAGGATGAATGA